From the genome of Cytobacillus firmus, one region includes:
- a CDS encoding DMT family transporter has translation MRGYVFLTISIAGEIFATTMLKLSDGLTMLLPSAGVVFGYALSFYCLSLCLKTLPLSLAYAIWSGAGTALTAFIGAILWGEAFSTMKTLGIILIIGGIFALNSSSSEETVKEPLH, from the coding sequence ATGAGAGGTTATGTATTCTTAACAATTTCAATCGCTGGAGAGATTTTTGCCACTACCATGCTCAAACTGTCGGATGGATTAACTATGCTCCTGCCATCTGCAGGAGTCGTATTTGGCTATGCACTTTCATTTTATTGCTTATCATTATGTCTTAAAACCCTTCCATTAAGCCTGGCTTATGCCATTTGGTCTGGTGCAGGAACCGCGTTGACTGCTTTTATAGGCGCCATTTTATGGGGAGAAGCATTCAGCACCATGAAGACCCTGGGAATCATACTGATTATCGGCGGAATATTCGCATTGAATTCTTCCAGCAGTGAAGAAACGGTAAAAGAGCCTTTACATTAA
- a CDS encoding DMT family transporter — translation MNAYFLLALAIVSEVAGSSLLKAADGFKKLLPSIGVIIGYSVAFYALSLSLITLPLGVAYAIWAGLGTVLTALVGIFIYKENINGKKLLGLALIVGGVILLNSGGGH, via the coding sequence ATGAATGCCTATTTTCTTTTAGCATTAGCCATTGTAAGTGAAGTGGCTGGCAGCTCCTTGCTTAAAGCAGCAGACGGATTTAAAAAGCTCCTGCCATCCATTGGTGTAATCATTGGATACAGTGTCGCTTTTTACGCGCTATCTTTATCGTTAATAACGCTGCCTCTAGGCGTTGCCTATGCGATCTGGGCCGGTCTCGGGACTGTGCTGACAGCCTTAGTCGGGATCTTTATCTACAAAGAGAATATAAATGGCAAAAAGCTTCTGGGATTGGCTTTGATAGTCGGCGGCGTCATCTTATTGAATAGCGGTGGAGGCCATTAG
- a CDS encoding MurR/RpiR family transcriptional regulator — MEYLGENLLHSIACSMEKFTISESDLAKYIIENPDEISQMSINQIAKKIHISPATITRFCQKISFTGFNEFKHELKRYIDLTNKPTVSSDIKEIDYFSNLYQNHLEIIETTFRKMTYFDIQQAVSLLTEAEKVHVYGIGNSGIAAQEFKWKFFRIGIQVESITDPHQAVMDAALSSDRSLVIGISVSGNTKEIIDAVKIAKKQGASVLAITSEKTSELSRLADLSLLVMSKSSMHMGQNISPTLPLFLLFDLLYTELVAKDYVNRVQIRDKTLRALKDI; from the coding sequence ATGGAATATCTCGGTGAAAACCTTCTTCATAGCATAGCCTGCTCTATGGAGAAATTTACAATCTCGGAGTCGGACTTAGCAAAGTATATAATTGAAAATCCGGATGAAATCAGCCAAATGTCTATTAATCAAATCGCTAAAAAAATTCATATTTCCCCAGCTACAATCACCCGTTTTTGTCAGAAAATCTCTTTTACAGGTTTTAATGAATTTAAGCATGAATTAAAAAGATATATCGATTTAACGAACAAACCGACTGTGTCCAGTGATATTAAGGAGATTGATTATTTTTCCAATCTCTATCAAAACCATTTGGAGATCATCGAAACGACTTTTCGAAAAATGACTTATTTTGATATTCAGCAAGCTGTTTCTCTTTTAACGGAAGCGGAGAAAGTGCATGTATATGGCATCGGCAACTCAGGGATTGCAGCACAGGAGTTTAAATGGAAGTTTTTCCGGATCGGAATCCAGGTTGAGTCGATTACAGATCCTCATCAAGCTGTCATGGATGCAGCATTAAGCTCAGACAGAAGCCTTGTCATTGGCATTTCTGTTTCAGGGAACACAAAAGAAATAATCGACGCTGTTAAAATTGCTAAGAAGCAAGGTGCGTCGGTCCTTGCCATCACAAGTGAGAAAACATCCGAACTCTCCCGGCTGGCAGATCTATCCCTTCTGGTAATGAGTAAAAGCAGTATGCATATGGGCCAGAATATTTCTCCAACGCTGCCGCTCTTCCTGCTCTTTGACCTGCTGTATACAGAACTTGTTGCAAAAGATTATGTCAATCGTGTTCAGATTCGGGATAAGACATTGAGGGCCTTGAAGGATATTTAA